The Engystomops pustulosus chromosome 1, aEngPut4.maternal, whole genome shotgun sequence genome has a window encoding:
- the LOC140122713 gene encoding uncharacterized protein — MSYFFTLLQPYAPLKSMGTYKIRVTYVVATVCCRIYVLYLGIPGTRGGEGRTFLGVRSNMAYVQMERLLALVQAHPILWDKRLEDFHNRALKHKKWEEITAILLPDEWASSSTRERASLVKKVSTRWVSARDQYKREKSEKGRSGSGKLHKKPYLYTSFMRFLDPVMDVGETADNLEESASMQTGEDVLEESFEEQAEDLSTPQPPSTPPPPPPPMRSRRRRQLGVSSLSIAAEREVLDQLRRRRDDSAEDICMRSMVQDLQGVHEDDRMNCRVAMMAVLQIFQKGTPKDKSEVALFLERRRQHVGGLLPPSPPPSTRYPAMAPVFHGPYEGSSAMASHGQATSGPYTRELYEL; from the exons atgtcctattttttcacgctCTTGCAGCCGTatgccccattgaagtctatgggaacgtataaaatacgggtgacATACGTTGTGgccaccgtatgctgccgtatatacgttctgTATCTAGGAATACCAGGAactaggggaggggaggggaggacttTCCTGGGAGTCAGAAGCAACATGGCTTATGTGCAGATGGAGAGGCTCCTGGCTCTGGTGCAAGCGCACCCTATCCTATGGGATAAGCGTTTGGAAGACTTCCACAACCGTGCCCTCAAGCACAAAAAGTGGGAGGAGATAACTGCAATACTGTTGCCGGACGAATGGGCTAGTAGCAGTACCCGGGAACGTGCATCTCTTG taaaaaaggTCTCCACACGATGGGTCTCAGCAAGAGACCAATATAAGAGGGAAAAGTCGGAGAAAGGCCGAAGTGGCAGTGGAAAACTGCACAAGAAACCGTACCTTTACACAAGTTTCATGCGGTTTTTGGATCCGGTGATGGACGTTGGAGA aacTGCGGATAATTTAGAGGAATCTGCCTCTATGCAGACTGGGGAAGATGTGTTGGAGGAGTCCTTTGAGGAGCAGGCAGAGGATCTATCCACACCTCAACCTCCatctacaccaccaccaccaccaccgccgATGCGTTCGCGTAGAAGGAGGCAGCTGGGAGTGTCAAGTCTCAGTattgctgctgagagggaggtctTGGATCAGTTGAGGAGGAGGCGCGATGATTCGGCGGAGGACATCTGCATGCGCTCCATGGTGCAAGACCTGCAAGGAGTTCATGAGGATGACAGAATGAACTGCAGGGTAGCCATGATGGCTGTCCTGCAGATTTTTCAAAAGGGCACACCGAAGGACAAGTCCGAGGTGGCTCTTTTTTTGGAAAGACGGCGGCAGCATGTGGGTGGACTGCTACCTCCAAGCCCACCTCCATCCACCAGATACCCTGCCATGGCCCCTGTGTTCCATGGGCCCTACGAAGGCTCTTCAGCCATGGCTTCTCATGGCCAAGCAACATCTGGTCCATACACAAGAGAGCTGTATGAACTCTAA